A genomic segment from Bacteroidales bacterium encodes:
- a CDS encoding DUF6602 domain-containing protein → MKKNTLIKDYSTALVKGFYAKVCSIDRLEHKLTKGELRELFVNDLLVNFITSQFSIGTGVVVDSYGNASRQTDIIIYDNRILPPIIKNSNLGTYPLESVLAIIEVKSVLNKEALLKTEDNFKYFDDNLVFLDKFKKDKEGLSVKKGIIGLNKKPIKEINSKNTDWLVANIKHTDIICHVQNYSWIFYSIKKIWVHCSKNELTFEETKRFIAWILDISRSKSNRRYNEMTKQYIPWLSKYIRNEE, encoded by the coding sequence ATGAAAAAAAACACACTGATAAAAGATTATTCGACTGCATTAGTCAAAGGATTTTATGCAAAAGTTTGCTCTATTGACAGACTTGAACATAAATTGACAAAAGGAGAATTACGAGAACTTTTCGTGAATGATTTGCTGGTAAATTTTATTACAAGTCAGTTTAGTATTGGAACAGGAGTAGTCGTCGACTCTTATGGTAATGCAAGCAGACAAACGGATATTATTATTTACGATAATAGAATATTACCTCCAATAATTAAAAACAGTAATTTAGGAACATACCCTTTAGAATCAGTCCTCGCAATTATCGAAGTTAAATCAGTTTTAAATAAAGAAGCTCTTTTAAAGACAGAAGATAATTTTAAGTACTTTGATGACAACCTTGTATTTCTTGACAAATTCAAAAAAGACAAAGAAGGTTTAAGTGTAAAAAAAGGAATTATTGGTTTAAATAAAAAACCAATAAAGGAAATTAATAGTAAAAATACAGACTGGTTAGTTGCAAATATTAAGCATACTGACATAATCTGTCATGTACAAAACTATTCATGGATTTTTTATTCAATAAAAAAGATATGGGTTCATTGTTCAAAAAATGAATTGACCTTTGAAGAAACAAAAAGATTTATAGCATGGATACTTGACATTTCAAGAAGTAAATCAAATAGAAGATATAATGAAATGACAAAGCAGTATATTCCTTGGTTGAGTAAGTACATTAGAAATGAAGAATAA
- a CDS encoding DUF2442 domain-containing protein yields MYLAVKNVEPQKNYLLILTFENGERRKFDMKPYLDKGIFKELKDLKIFNTVKTSFDTIEWENEADIDPEILYQKSVKVD; encoded by the coding sequence ATGTATTTAGCAGTAAAAAATGTGGAACCACAGAAAAATTATCTTCTCATACTGACATTTGAAAATGGAGAGAGAAGAAAATTTGATATGAAACCATATCTCGACAAAGGCATATTTAAAGAATTAAAAGATTTGAAAATATTCAACACAGTAAAGACAAGCTTTGACACAATAGAATGGGAAAATGAAGCAGATATTGACCCTGAAATCCTGTATCAAAAAAGTGTAAAAGTCGACTGA
- a CDS encoding DUF4160 domain-containing protein codes for MPTISMFFGLIIRMYYAPREHHPPHIHVYFQDNKVTINIVDCEVLEGEIPSRQLRLIQAWIEIHRDELLADWKLCQNGEKPFKIQPLK; via the coding sequence ATGTTTTTTGGACTTATTATAAGGATGTATTATGCACCCAGAGAGCATCATCCACCTCACATTCATGTTTACTTTCAGGACAATAAAGTAACCATTAATATTGTAGACTGCGAAGTGCTTGAAGGTGAAATTCCATCAAGACAATTGAGACTGATACAAGCGTGGATAGAAATACATAGAGACGAATTGTTAGCTGACTGGAAGTTATGTCAAAATGGAGAAAAACCTTTTAAAATTCAACCTTTAAAATAA